A genomic region of Silurus meridionalis isolate SWU-2019-XX chromosome 7, ASM1480568v1, whole genome shotgun sequence contains the following coding sequences:
- the calm2b gene encoding calmodulin 2b, (phosphorylase kinase, delta), protein MADQLTEEQIAEFKEAFSLFDKDGDGTITTKELGTVMRSLGQNPTEAELQDMINEVDADGNGTIDFPEFLTMMARKMKDTDSEEEIREAFRVFDKDGNGYISAAELRHVMTNLGEKLTDEEVDEMIREADIDGDGQVNYEEFVQMMTAK, encoded by the exons ATG GCTGATCAACTGACGGAAGAGCAGATTGCTG AATTCAAAGAGGCCTTCTCACTATTTGACAAAGATGGCGATGGCACCATTACCACTAAAGAGCTTGGTACAGTGATGCGTTCTCTTGGGCAGAACCCAACAGAAGCTGAACTTCAGGATATGATCAATGAAGTGGATGCAGATG GTAATGGAACAATAGACTTTCCAGAGTTCTTGACCATGATGGCAAGGAAGATGAAAGACACCGACAGTGAGGAAGAGATCCGGGAAGCTTTCAGAGTATTTGACAAG GATGGAAATGGATATATCAGTGCTGCTGAGCTGCGTCATGTCATGACAAACTTGGGGGAGAAGTTAACAGATGAGGAAGTCGATGAAATGATCAGAGAAGCAGATATCGATGGTGATGGCCAGGTCAATTACGAAG aATTTGTACAGATGATGACAGCGAAGTGA
- the socs5a gene encoding suppressor of cytokine signaling 5a yields the protein MEKVGKVWSNLKRGCQSLLHPDGSSRGETQLQTDTFRQSVDQIQGESTQELASPPNSLLTHAVVSRRVNGSMVHRGHNCVADVPQILEITVEQDSEDLCAPLGARRDSYSRHAPWSGKKRHSCSTKAQSSLETTDRRSGRSRRRHLTNSSRDEPDPGVQRSLRQQLHETMGLCLPLRLSSRGTHSRMPKRKIQITELMLDTCPFPPGSDLARKWHLIKQHTAPVTASAVDCSTDSSGACASPEDEEERLRERRRLSIEEGVDPPPDAQIHTVEAISAPLATVYKLGPKLAPGMGEALGESRGATAADCDSEDEDTTTLCLQARRPKQRHNSAEGLLGGKQQGPWKVHTQIDYIHCLVPDLMQITALPCYWGVMDRYEAEALLDGRPEGTFLLRDSAQEDYLFSVSFRRYGRSLHARIEQWNHNFSFDAHDPCVFHAATVTALLEHYKDPSACMFFEPLLTLPLHRTFPFGLQSLARAVICRGTTYDGIAALPLPPALQDYLREYHYKQRVRVRWLERELLKAK from the coding sequence ATGGAGAAGGTAGGCAAGGTGTGGAGCAACCTGAAGAGGGGATGTCAGTCTCTGCTCCACCCAGATGGAAGTtcccgtggggaaacacagctGCAGACCGATACATTTCGTCAGAGTGTGGACCAGATCCAAGGAGAGAGCACACAGGAACTCGCTAGTCCTCCAAACAGCCTGTTGACACATGCTGTAGTGTCACGTAGGGTTAATGGCAGCATGGTACATCGAGGTCATAACTGCGTTGCAGATGTGCCTCAGATACTGGAGATCACAGTTGAGCAGGACAGTGAAGATCTATGTGCTCCGCTGGGTGCCCGCAGAGACTCTTATTCACGCCACGCACCTTGGAGTGGCAAGAAGAGGCACTCGTGCTCCACCAAGGCACAGAGTTCCCTGGAGACCACAGACCGACGGAGTGGCCGTTCCCGCCGAAGACACCTAACAAATAGCAGCAGAGATGAACCAGACCCAGGAGTGCAACGCTCACTGCGCCAGCAACTCCATGAAACAATGGGCTTGTGCCTACCTCTGCGCCTGTCATCACGTGGCACCCACTCACGGATGCCAAAGCGTAAGATCCAGATCACGGAGCTAATGCTGGACACATGCCCCTTTCCTCCTGGGTCTGATCTTGCTCGTAAATGGCACCTCATCAAACAGCATACGGCCCCTGTTACAGCTTCAGCAGTGGACTGCTCCACAGACTCTAGTGGTGCCTGTGCATCTCCAGAGGATGAAGAGGAACGTCTACGTGAGCGACGAAGGCTCAGTATAGAAGAGGGTGTGGATCCACCACCTGATGCTCAGATACACACTGTAGAAGCTATTTCAGCTCCACTAGCTACAGTCTACAAGCTGGGACCGAAACTAGCTCCTGGGATGGGGGAGGCCTTGGGTGAGAGTCGAGGAGCCACAGCAGCCGACTGTGACTCTGAAGATGAAGACACTACCACTCTTTGTTTGCAGGCTCGCCGTCCCAAGCAGCGCCATAATTCAGCAGAGGGCCTCCTGGGTGGCAAGCAGCAAGGGCCATGGAAAGTGCACACACAGATTGACTACATCCACTGCCTAGTGCCGGACCTGATGCAGATCACAGCTTTACCCTGCTACTGGGGCGTAATGGACCGCTACGAGGCTGAGGCTTTGCTCGATGGTCGGCCAGAGGGCACCTTTCTGTTGCGCGACTCTGCCCAGGAGGACTACCTGTTTTCTGTTAGTTTTCGCCGTTATGGTCGGTCTTTGCATGCACGCATCGAACAGTGGAACCACAACTTCAGCTTTGATGCCCACGACCCCTGTGTGTTCCATGCAGCCACAGTGACCGCACTGCTGGAGCACTACAAGGACCCCAGCGCCTGCATGTTCTTTGAGCCTCTGCTCACCTTGCCCCTTCACCGGACTTTTCCGTTCGGCCTGCAAAGCCTGGCTCGGGCAGTCATCTGTCGTGGGACCACCTATGATGGCATTGCAGCACTACCGTTACCACCAGCACTGCAGGACTACCTCAGGGAGTATCATTATAAGCAGAGAGTGCGGGTGCGCTGGCTGGAGCGAGAGCTGCTCAAAGCCAAGTGA